The following are encoded in a window of Cryobacterium sp. CG_9.6 genomic DNA:
- a CDS encoding nuclear transport factor 2 family protein, with protein sequence MIATSSRPDRPLLVIIGIITALVIVALAVVFSRGEPAPLDASTPEGIVQRYAAAVLSGDEAQAALYLSPEAEDTCVAGNQSAPTDSMRIALASTTVRGDTADVVITMTTTYDGGLFGSSSYESDGTVSLVQADGSWRIMSVPWELTVCPMPEMTK encoded by the coding sequence ATGATCGCCACATCGTCCCGCCCCGATCGTCCCCTTCTGGTGATTATCGGCATCATCACTGCCCTCGTCATCGTGGCTCTCGCAGTGGTGTTCTCCCGTGGCGAGCCGGCTCCACTCGACGCCTCCACTCCGGAAGGAATCGTGCAGCGCTATGCTGCGGCCGTGCTGAGCGGGGATGAGGCACAGGCTGCGCTCTACCTCAGTCCCGAGGCCGAGGACACCTGCGTGGCCGGGAACCAGTCCGCACCGACCGACTCGATGCGGATCGCGCTGGCATCCACAACGGTGCGGGGCGACACCGCCGATGTCGTGATCACCATGACAACCACCTACGACGGGGGCCTGTTCGGCTCGTCCAGCTACGAGTCGGACGGCACCGTGAGCCTTGTTCAGGCCGACGGATCGTGGCGCATCATGAGCGTCCCGTGGGAACTGACCGTCTGCCCGATGCCTGAGATGACCAAGTGA
- a CDS encoding PAS domain-containing sensor histidine kinase produces the protein MSTLSDLVLAHGRSTAEDVDWLHMLVADGQLLADLAFADIVVWVPTESGSFVAVAHARPSSAATLFYRDFVGQNIKVDWRNQVTEAFETGKIVDTTAPDWYEETPTRVRAIPVLRRLSVTGTQVAPVPVAVLTRHTNLSEARTPSRQELTFNDCANDLFNMIASGDFPDLGAPTGPRRGAPRASDGLIRVDVDGLTTFASPNALSAFNRMGFADELEGESLAEVTTSLLAGMGTAVVDESLPLVVTGRAPWRTDIEARGVTVSLRAIPIRNRGQRVGAIVLCRDVTELRHQERELITKDATIREIHHRVKNNLQTVASLLRIQARRTQSDRAREALTQAMRRVAAIAVVHDTLSEGLSQIVDFDAVFDRVLLLTVEVASAHNTTVHPKSSGSFGTLPSAYATPLALVLTELVTNAVEHGLAGREGEVSIEAQRTDETLTVMVRDTGSGLPEGKVGSGLGTQIVRTLIQGELGGTIDWHTMMGSGTEVTIEIPLRFMREG, from the coding sequence GTGTCGACGCTTAGTGATCTCGTACTTGCCCATGGCCGCAGCACGGCCGAAGACGTGGACTGGCTCCACATGCTGGTCGCCGACGGCCAGCTGCTCGCTGACCTTGCCTTCGCCGACATTGTGGTGTGGGTGCCCACCGAGAGCGGAAGCTTCGTGGCCGTCGCCCACGCCCGCCCGTCGAGTGCAGCCACCCTGTTCTACCGCGACTTCGTGGGCCAGAACATCAAGGTGGACTGGCGAAACCAGGTGACCGAGGCCTTCGAGACCGGCAAAATCGTTGATACGACCGCGCCGGACTGGTACGAAGAGACACCCACCCGCGTGCGGGCGATTCCGGTGCTGCGTCGGCTGAGCGTCACGGGTACGCAGGTTGCACCGGTGCCGGTGGCCGTGCTCACCCGCCACACGAACCTGAGCGAGGCGCGCACCCCCAGCCGCCAGGAACTCACCTTCAACGACTGCGCCAACGACCTGTTCAACATGATCGCCTCCGGCGACTTCCCCGACCTCGGTGCACCGACCGGCCCCCGACGAGGGGCACCGCGTGCCTCGGACGGACTGATCCGCGTGGACGTGGATGGCCTCACCACGTTCGCGAGCCCGAACGCGCTCTCCGCCTTCAACCGCATGGGTTTTGCCGATGAGCTCGAGGGAGAATCCCTCGCCGAGGTCACCACCAGCCTGCTCGCCGGGATGGGAACGGCCGTCGTGGATGAGTCGCTGCCGCTCGTGGTCACCGGACGGGCGCCGTGGCGCACGGACATTGAGGCCCGCGGCGTCACCGTCTCGCTGCGCGCGATCCCCATCCGCAATCGCGGTCAGCGCGTGGGGGCCATCGTGCTCTGCCGCGACGTGACCGAGTTACGCCATCAGGAACGCGAACTCATCACCAAAGATGCGACCATTCGCGAAATTCACCACCGGGTGAAGAACAACCTGCAGACCGTCGCGTCCCTGCTGCGCATTCAAGCACGCCGCACGCAGTCCGATCGGGCGCGCGAGGCACTCACTCAGGCCATGCGCCGTGTCGCCGCGATCGCGGTCGTGCACGACACCCTGTCGGAGGGGCTCAGTCAGATCGTGGACTTCGACGCTGTGTTCGACCGGGTGTTGCTGCTCACCGTGGAGGTCGCATCCGCTCACAACACGACCGTGCACCCCAAGTCCTCGGGCAGCTTTGGCACCCTGCCGAGTGCCTATGCCACCCCGCTCGCTCTGGTGCTCACCGAACTGGTGACCAACGCGGTGGAGCACGGCCTCGCCGGGCGTGAGGGTGAAGTGTCCATTGAGGCGCAGCGCACCGACGAGACACTCACCGTGATGGTGCGCGACACCGGGTCCGGACTGCCCGAGGGCAAGGTGGGCTCGGGGCTCGGCACCCAGATCGTGCGCACACTCATTCAGGGCGAGCTCGGCGGCACCATCGACTGGCACACCATGATGGGCAGTGGAACCGAGGTCACCATCGAGATCCCGCTGCGCTTCATGCGTGAGGGGTAG